The Mangifera indica cultivar Alphonso chromosome 12, CATAS_Mindica_2.1, whole genome shotgun sequence DNA window ACAATTGCATCAACAACAGGGAAAACTATTTGGAATATTCAGATGAGTGTTGAACACCTTCATTATGTTCATTGTCAAAAGATTCAATCATGTTTCATGCATCAAAAAGCTTTCTATCTCAACCCCACATTATacagaatgataattttttatcataacaaTGATGAACATGTAAGATAACAGTATTAGACAAAtgcaatttaattttccttttcatacTGAGGAATCCACAACCTATCTTTGGAGCTCTAAAATAGGGGACCCCAAATGTAATTATAACCATTGACCACGACTGAAAACCAAAGGTCCTAAgcacaaaagaaacaaaactaaCTGTTGATTAACTCCATCATGCATCATAATCAAAAGAAGATAAAGCTAAACCCATCCTTTTGTATTGGGGACCACTTTTGAtattgagaatattttatttgaacaaTAACAAAATTCTGTCAGAAGAGACGAGAAGAAGTTCAAGAGAATTAAGTACTATGCAACAGACACTTGAAACAGATGATAGAAGTCTTAAAGAATATCAGGTGAAGGAACACAAGAACAATCTCCACCAGGAACTCTAGGACCCATAAATTTGCAATTAAAGTTGGCATTTGAATGGGAAACACTTCAAAATTGAGATGTCACAAGAAGTGTAATATAGTTGAACAGAAAGAATTCTTATTCTTTAGTAGGCATATAACAGAAAAACTTCGTACTTTCTTCACAAGAAGTATATTAACTTAAACTTTGGAAAAATAATTCCAGCCTCTTAACTATAGCAGCATCACCCTAAACAGTATTATTGCTCCATTTATTAACTGAGGCAGACACACTCTTCTCTGAGCTGGGGTGGTGGAATGGAAATTAGATAATACTACGTTATCTCATATGTAACAGACACTGATGTTAGGGTGAGTTAACATAAGAACTACTAGTGTAGGACCAATGGCAACAATCCACTAGGGGGATTTCGCCAAAGACTACGAAGAATCTCCAATTGAACTAAGACACTGTTTCCAAAACATCATCAAGAGCTGACAACTGACTAAACTCAACTCAGTGGAGCCATAACCCATATCAGCCTTTCAgggacaaaaattgaaaacaaaaaattacaaatgaaattGTATGTAATGCAGCAGTTTGAAACAGTAGGAGTTCGCCACCACATCCTTACATTCCTTGAAGTTTTCAGAAGCACTTACCGTCTTCAGCTTGTCTCGcccatccaaaaaaaaaaaaaattacagcaGATGATTgtttttgccattttcttctATAAGATTGAACAGTGAAGAAGTTATAGATATGGACCAGAGACCACTTTGAAGATCAGCATCCCCAAGTAGAGGAAGAAACCACACTGTACAAAGACAGCTAAAGCCTCTCTATGAACCACAACTAGCAAAAACCATGTCTAACTAATATTCTTCAGGGACAAACAGGCCAAAGCAAGCTTCACAAATAGTCCAAAAACTTGCAAAATGATTGTTACAGTCCTTAAACACATAGATTCTATATATACTATGGTGAAATATGAAACAAATATGCATATCAAGGACTTCTTCCACAAATACCATACTTATTCCCTGAGCCATGATCACCAAATTCCTTTTCCCTTTCTCAAAAAAGGgaacaatgaaaaattaaaaatcccaACACCTCTCAAAACTGCAAACTGGAATCATTGAAATAACCCTTTTCTTTTTCAGGGACActgaaaaaatactataaaagattttttttcatctcaCTGGGGCATCAAGGAAAAAAGCCATTGAGAGATACAAATGTTGATCATTGTGAACTCATCAGTGTTTAAGAGTAATGCATTTTAAATCTAATGCACAGAGAAGTTGGGAAGGCTACTGATCAAGAATGTAAATGAAACTATAACTAATAGAAATGATACAATTTCTCCTCCATCACAGAAGTACAATATAATCATAGGCAattgaacttattaaaatagtataaaaagcCACAGGCAGGCCATTCCCTTTGTACCTTCCCCTATCCACTAGGCAGGAAGAAAATCCTTAGGGCTTCTGTAAAgaatcttttttaaataaatttcattttctacttTCATTGCCAACAGATACAAGAAATAGGCAATCTTCAGAAATGCAGAAAAAATAATGCATACATGATCCAAACTTCGACAAAATAATGGATAAATAAAGGAGAATATATGAAAACTGGAACCACACTATCTAtgcaaaattattttcatcaacTTTGAGGGGGAAAGGGAGAAAGCATGTGGCTGAATTGCTTTGGAGACCGCAAggagttttataaaaatagaatcaaataaaaagaCAAGTGTATCATAATAGACAAGTCAAACCTTCCGTTTCCTTAGCCTTTCGTTTTCCTGTTCCAAACGGGAAACTTTGTTCTCCAGCTCACTTGTGTAAGCCTGTCCAAAGTAACTTTGTGGTCAAAGGAAAACAGGATGAAATGGCAAAACTAAACatcgttattattttttaaaaacaagaaCTGAAAGTCAACCTGCTTTCTTGCTCGTGAACGAGCAGCAGACTCCCGGTTCTTTATCATCCTCTTTTGCCTCCTCTCAACAGTCTTCTCCAATATTTCTTCAGGGGTGCCCCTTTTCCTTCCAAGAGTCTGTGTATCCGATAGTGTTCCTATTGAAGGTGAAGTTAAGGCCACCTGGTTATCTGTGTATGAAACATCCATTATAGCACCTGTCCCCATGTGCAGTGGCTGTGGAATTGGCTGGCCTGGCATGTAAACTCCCATCATACTTTGTTGTGACTGCTGATATTGTGGATGTGGGTAATGCATCCATTGACCTTGTGGAAACTGTGGTGTTAAATTTTGATCCATACCAACAACAGGACCACCAATTTTTTTGTCCATAGATGGCTCAGCTACAACCCCTGCTTTCACCAAGAAATCCTCTAAAGTCATCTCTCCTAGAGTAGGCTGTCGTTCCCTGGACTTCCTTTCCCCACTATTTTTGTTTTCCTGAATATCTCTCCAAACCTCATCAACTGTCTTCTTACTAAGAGCACCCGTTAACGAGAGACTCGCCTGATGCTGCAGAGCAGTCTGATTGGCCAATGCAGTGCTCTCCATTTCCATACTCATAGACTGGTTAGCCTCAACTGTCCAAACATTCTTCAGAAGCTCATCTATGTTCATACTTGTGAGTGGTTTTCCCAAGTCACCCAATTGATTTTGAACCTCATCAAGTGTGAGACTGTACATTGAATTCTGTCTCACCAACGGTTGAAACTGTTTACCAGTACTACTACCATCACCTTGTGAACCCATTGTCTGAATCCCCATTCAACAAACTTCACTGAAAACAGTCATTCCAAGTTCTCAAACTCCAACCCCAAAAATGATAACAATAGGCCAAAAGTTGGCACGAACATGACCTGAATAGGAACCTAAAACACAGCCCCAAAACGAGCTCCTGAAATGACCACTTCAAGGTTAGGCCACTAATCCATTCTGACCATCTCACTTCAGCTAATCtgaaatatatttattcaattgagAATTTCATATTAAGAGGAAGAACCATccatcaaattttcatttaaacagAGGTTTCATGTACATGCAAAGGTACAGATTAATCATCTATCAATCAAATTGcttcaaaccctaaacccataATTCAAACAAACGACTTGAAGAAATGATTACACAGATTAATAAAACAACGaattaaaaaaaccattaaataCGGCTGAAAATCCTTTAAATGTAACCGAGGAGAGTGACAAAACTCTCTTAGAAGGTCAAGAAGATGTACCTCAACCCGGTCTTCAAACAAACTTAATGTCAGAAACCATCAACCTCTCTGCATGCaaccaaataaacaaatcaCACCCAGCTTTAAATAAAAACTAGATCCTACAAAGAATAAAACTTTACCAGCACAGAATCTAAGATAATTAGAAGCGAAAAAAAGGTGCAAAGAAAAGTCAGATAAGTAAAATCCCTTGCATGCAAAACCAAATGGCACGAGAACAAACCCATTGATCAAAAGCTTTGAAACTCAAAACCCAGATGCAAAAACACCCCACAAACACAGCATTACCATAATCCaagatcaaaaaataaattaaagaaatttcatGAACCAAATCAAGGCCAAAAAAATCAACATACAAGCTAAGAAAAAAAACTAGGATACAACAAtccaaatgaaatgaaagtCGAAAACCACATCGGATCAAActccttaaataaaattttaaaaaatcccaCATATAAAATTGAGtaccaagaaaaaaatgaaaattttgaagaaagagTGAGttcacaaaaatgaaaaaacgttgaaaattttaaaaaatgaaaggaaaaaataaaaaaagcttaCTTTGTGAGTTAAGAGAGTGAAACTGAAGAGATTTGGGGTTGAATGGGTTCAAATAATGTATTGAGATGAAATCATTAGCActttgtattgatttttttttttccttcgtTCGGGCATTTGAAGAAGAACAACTACGAAAACCGTATGCTAAATATTTACACtttttaataagattaaaaCAGAGTGTTTTAATTGGtccattttgttttcatctttaaaaaataaaattaataaataaaagttgaaaCTTTATATGGTGAGGCCATTCTCATTTAATTGTTTCATGAGATGTCCGGCCTaccatttatttgtttgttctataaaattttacttttttaaaaaatttaatgatattaaaCTAACCCTTtatgaaagaataaaataaaacaaaattaggtaattaaataataaatttaatgaagTTAATCATAATAGATcgattatttttaatattgtacgTGTACACAAGTTTTAAATTCATTTCTAACTTTTGAAACTTACATTTTCATCCCATATGTGGGAAACTCACCACACATGCAATGTTCACCTATcacaaattcaacaattttgttcaacttttgacaaaaaaaaatgttagcaaattgttttttatcatatttaatagtttataatatcgagatttaagtattttaataaaaatttaaggtattttagttaGAGCTTCACTTTATCGgtttagattttttatgaaatagttTGAATCTTTTacgattttaaataaatttgttaatgaatttgtgttaaaatatatGAGGAATCGATtagttttaaaatcaaatttgaaaatgatagaTTTAAGGTAATTCATAGTCACCATGTGAATCACACATAATGTTTAGGgttaaaaatgaaagtttttttattatacgtGACTCAAATGAAAGAGATTTTTGGTTATCTTTAATTACATGGGGAGGTGTTTTGCCATCCACAATGTGGACCAGGCACGGTGGGGTTTTTCTGTGATAtagagataaattaattaatgagttGGTGATTTTCCATCCCGAGATTTGgaggaaatatcaatttgatcCTACAATTAAAAAAAGCATTATAAAGATATAGTAgttatttttaactaataaagaataaaaaagaaaaaagaaaaagcatttTAACTTataagaattataaattaaattttactaaaaatcaaaggagaataacaaaattaaaaataaatttttatttgagaat harbors:
- the LOC123193140 gene encoding ABSCISIC ACID-INSENSITIVE 5-like protein 2, translating into MGIQTMGSQGDGSSTGKQFQPLVRQNSMYSLTLDEVQNQLGDLGKPLTSMNIDELLKNVWTVEANQSMSMEMESTALANQTALQHQASLSLTGALSKKTVDEVWRDIQENKNSGERKSRERQPTLGEMTLEDFLVKAGVVAEPSMDKKIGGPVVGMDQNLTPQFPQGQWMHYPHPQYQQSQQSMMGVYMPGQPIPQPLHMGTGAIMDVSYTDNQVALTSPSIGTLSDTQTLGRKRGTPEEILEKTVERRQKRMIKNRESAARSRARKQAYTSELENKVSRLEQENERLRKRKELEKLLPSAPPPEPKYQLRRTTSAPF